A part of Trichocoleus sp. FACHB-46 genomic DNA contains:
- the remA gene encoding extracellular matrix/biofilm regulator RemA yields MDIKLINIGFGNIVSANRVVAIVSPESAPIKRIITDARDRGQLIDATYGRRTRAVIITDSGHIILSAIQPETVANRFIVSKDGAGNDE; encoded by the coding sequence ATGGATATTAAGCTGATCAATATCGGTTTTGGCAATATTGTGTCTGCCAACCGAGTGGTTGCCATTGTCAGCCCAGAGTCCGCACCCATCAAACGAATCATTACGGATGCTAGAGACCGGGGGCAACTGATTGACGCAACCTATGGCCGGCGCACCAGAGCGGTCATCATCACCGATTCAGGCCATATTATCCTTTCTGCCATTCAGCCTGAGACTGTTGCCAACCGCTTCATTGTCAGTAAAGACGGAGCGGGCAACGACGAATAG